One genomic window of SAR202 cluster bacterium includes the following:
- the def gene encoding peptide deformylase, translating to MSILEIRIVPDPILKMKAHKIKKIDDSIKTLAFDMFETLQDAHGVGLAANQVGVLKRIAVIQTSLEDDPIYIINPEITEISGEREVEEGCLSVPGYIGNIFRSENVKVKAQDLDGKRIKINATGLLAQALEHEIDHLNGILYLDHLKSHENLRKISEETDTDIEGEEVSPKEVTS from the coding sequence ATGTCGATTTTAGAAATTAGAATAGTTCCTGATCCTATTCTAAAAATGAAAGCACATAAAATAAAAAAAATAGATGATTCGATTAAAACATTAGCATTTGATATGTTTGAAACACTTCAAGACGCTCATGGTGTAGGTTTAGCAGCGAATCAAGTAGGTGTATTAAAAAGAATCGCTGTCATTCAAACATCATTAGAAGACGATCCAATTTATATTATTAATCCTGAAATTACTGAAATATCAGGTGAAAGAGAAGTTGAAGAGGGATGTTTGAGTGTTCCAGGATATATTGGAAATATTTTTAGGTCTGAAAATGTAAAAGTTAAAGCACAAGATTTAGATGGAAAAAGAATAAAAATTAATGCTACTGGATTATTGGCACAAGCATTAGAACACGAAATCGATCATCTGAATGGTATTTTGTATTTAGATCATTTAAAAAGTCATGAAAACCTACGAAAAATTTCTGAAGAAACTGACACTGATATTGAAGGCGAAGAAGTAAGTCCTAAAGAGGTTACCTCATAG